Proteins encoded in a region of the Podospora pseudopauciseta strain CBS 411.78 chromosome 6, whole genome shotgun sequence genome:
- a CDS encoding hypothetical protein (COG:I; COG:U; EggNog:ENOG503NWQW) — translation PALNPALQGQGDQWRAGIVGRDPLDGEPRHRAAARVFVQFWYARAAVPRAAVPVKKERELLLQKSKAFQKGKLERCRAEAKETMPPKHSYTTHCRLRPLSPSPDDQVPAANPQYFYSSPIPIDDPLSAAVGTIPDASNPSSGVQNLRPFSEGDNLSLERAWLGFANAESKEEHQRLVRRCKLGRKVDQEGEVRRRLEALVDRLAKLHIDKHKRESVASANDGLLGPTSMVVLTEDGGGEEKVVCCQELEIDVAAELRKEFCGLVRRKVGWLRQERVAEGVMAVISKMQGGGAEGQEQNKKGGGGSSRPGTPVPQMVVGSVPRVPGMSGIGVGEELLRGRGLVDGMGESGVATPDERERERERGTGRRGGESTAGTRIAGKGAVPPPEEDTAEVLVGIQRLHVVSLPVLQMKPIYWSPVNDIAAVVRATWFYRDTMIPLPPLIANQLEAGYRELRPWTETWSDELRSALDVGAVGEEKVTHRLWPEHHSEKQRSAKSKDGQHLPPEPPVSSDPFCAARCFSGEAAAEGKLEPVREEADTAMPAPEQRQYSNHHVIYKNAKEAFLLKPSQQPSAYYSRRPVQKIMKGVTVGVPVVRGFDRAAWEKVHEPKKQQQVKPQPVRQEQRGNNSEEGVCQGCQEELRKGQVTDLVLIAHGIGQKFAERVESFHFTHAVNAFRRMVSVELETPAVKSVLRPEQNGIMVLPVNWRHLLSFEDGGPTTGNEEDKAAYAPDGFGLKDIEPGTIPAVRSMISDVMFDIPFYMSHHKPKMIAALVGEANRVYRLWCGNNPGFEEKGRVHLIGHSLGSAMAVEVLSKQPTRVPRPLGQVPDTKHFEFDTVNLFLLGSPAAFFLLLERGGLVPRQGRMKPGAEAADTVAKDVVGELGMFGCIAVDNIYNILAKEDPIAYLLNGTVDPVYAASLKTAYVPSLKTGWFKGLGDAFRGVVGVGGSSSLESEVGGAGGGTEQQKKPSMMMRLPSQLELEVHDFTREDVAEKKAFLLNDNGQIDYYLRSGGGPLEIQYLNMLSAHTSYWTNLDLIRFLCIEVGRRPGRKNTLPAMRAVKVKGRFGGVAVGGLG, via the exons CCGGCATTGAACCCTGCACTACAAGGGCAGGGCGACCAATGGAGGGCGGGAATCGTAGGTAGGGACCCGCTGGACGGTGAACCACGTCATCGTGCCGCCGCGCGCGTGTTCGTGCAGTTTTGGTATGCGCGCGCTGCTGTGCCCCGCGCTGCTGTGCccgt gaaaaaggagagaGAGCTGCTATTGCAGAAGAGCAAGGCTTTCCAGAAAGGAAAGCTAGAGAGGTGCAGGGCTGAAGCTAAAG AAACAATGCCACCAAAACACAGCTACACCACCCACTGCCGCCTCCGCCCCttatccccatccccagatGACCAAGTCCCGGCGGCAAACCCCCAGTACTTctactcctcccccatccccatcgacGACCCTTTATCCGCCGCCGTTGGCACCATCCCCGACGCCTCGAATCCGAGCTCTGGGGTTCAAAACCTCCGCCCTTTTTCAGAGGGGGATAACCTATCCCTTGAGCGGGCTTGGTTGGGGTTTGCGAACGCAGAATCGAAAGAGGAGCATCAGaggctggtgaggaggtgcaAGCTGGGGAGAAAGGTTGatcaggagggggaggtgaggagacGTCTCGAAGCACTCGTCGACCGCCTCGCCAAACTCCACATTGACAAGCACAAGCGGGAATCTGTCGCTTCAGCAAATGATGGGTTGCTCGGCCCGACGAGCATGGTTGTTTTGActgaggatggtgggggagaggagaaggtggtttGCTGTCAGGAGTTGGAGATTGATGTCGCGGCGGAACTGAGAAAGGAGTTTTGTGGGTTGGTTAGGCGGAAggtgggttggttgaggCAGGAGAGGGTTGCTGAGGGGGTTATGGCGGTGATAAGCAAGATGCAAGGCGGGGGTGCGGAGGGGCAGGAACAAAacaagaaggggggaggggggagtagTAGACCTGGGACGCCGGTGCCGCAGATGGTTGTGGGGAGTGTACCCAGGGTGCCGGGAATGTCGGGgattggggttggagaggagttGTTACGGGGacgggggttggtggatgggatgggggagagtGGGGTTGCTACGCCTgatgagagggagagggagagggagagggggacagggaggagggggggggagagtaCTGCTGGGACGAGGATAGCTGGGAAGGGGGCTGTGCCGCCGCCGGAGGAGGATACGGCAgaggtgctggtggggatTCAGAGACTACATGTGGTTTCGCTGCCGGTGTTGCAGATGAAGCCGATTTACTGGTCGCCGGTGAATGATATTGccgcggtggtgagggcgaCGTGGTTTTACAG AGACACCAtgatccccctccctccgctGATCGCCAACCAGCTCGAGGCCGGCTACCGCGAACTTCGACCCTGGACAGAGACCTGGTCTGACGAGCTCCGTTCTGCCCTCGACGTCGGGGCGGTAGGCGAAGAAAAGGTTACTCATCGCCTCTGGCCTGAGCACCACAGTGAGAAGCAACGGTCGGCCAAGTCGAAAGATGGACAACATCTACCGCCTGAACCGCCTGTGTCAAGTGACCCGTTCTGTGCAGCGAGGTGCTTTAGTGGGGAGGCTGCTGCGGAGGGGAAGTTGGAACCTGTTCGCGAGGAGGCTGACACTGCCATGCCGGCGCCAGAGCAGAGACAGTATTCAAATCACCACGTTATTTACAAGAATGCCAAGGAGGCGTTTTTGCTCAAGCCGAGCCAGCAGCCCTCGGCGTATTACTCCCGGAGACCGGTACAGAAGATTATGAAAGGGGTCACGGTTGGGGTGCCGGTTGTGAGAGGGTTTGATAGGGCCGCGTGGGAGAAGGTTCATGAGCCtaagaagcagcagcaggtgaAGCCACAGCCGGTCAGACAGGAGCAGAGGGGAAACAACAGCGAGGAGGGTGTGTGTcaaggctgtcaagaagagCTGCGAAAAGGCCAGGTGACCGACCTTGTCCTCATCGCCCACGGAATCGGCCAAAAATTCGCGGAAAGGGTGGAAAGCTTCCATTTCACGCACGCGGTGAATGCCTTTCGAAGAATGGTCAGTGTCGAGCTGGAGACTCCCGCCGTCAAGTCGGTCTTGCGGCCGGAACAGAACGGGATTATGGTTTTGCCAGTAAACTGGAGACATTTGCTCAGCTTTGAAGACGGGGGGCCGACGACGGGGAACGAGGAGGATAAAGCGGCTTACGCTCCGGATGGGTTTGGCCTCAAGGATATTGAACCGGGTACGATACCGGCCGTGAGGAGCATGATTTCGGATGTGATGTTTGATATACCTTTCTACATGTCGCATCATAAACCAAAGATGATCGCGGCgctggtgggggaggcgAACAGGGTTTATAGGCTTTGGTGTGGGAATAACCCGGGGTttgaggaaaaggggagggtgcATTTGATTGGGCATTCGCTGGGGAGTGCGATGGCTGTGGAGGTGTTGAGCAAACAGCCTACCAGGGTGCCGAGGCCTCTTGGGCAGGTGCCAGATACAAAGCACTTTGAGTTTGATACGGTTAATTTGTTCTTGTTAGGGAGCCCGGCGGCGTTCTTCTTGCTGTTGGAacgaggggggttggtgccgaggcaggggaggatgaagccAGGCGCCGAGGCGGCGGATACGGTTGCGAAGGAtgtggtgggggagttgggcATGTTTGGGTGCATTGCGGTGGATaatatctataatattttGGCAAAGGAGGATCCGATTGCGTATTTGCTGAACGGGACGGTCGACCCGGTGTATGCGGCGAGTTTGAAGACGGCGTACGTGCCGAGTTTGAAGACGGGGTGGTTTAAGGGGCTGGGGGATGCGTtcaggggggttgttggggtgggtggttcgTCATCGTTGGAgagtgaggttggtggtgctggtggtgggacggagcagcagaagaagccgtcgatgatgatgaggttgccATCGCAGTTGGAGCTGGAGGTGCATGATTTTACGAGGGAGGACgtggcggagaagaaggcgttTCTGCTCAATGATAATGGGCAGATTGATTATTATTTGAGGAGTGGAGGGGGGCCGTTGGAGATTCAGTATTTGAACATGCTGAGTGCTCATACGAGTTATTGGACGAATCTGGACTTGATTCGGTTCTTGTGTAttgaggtggggaggaggccggggAGGAAGAACACGCTGCCGGCGATGAGGGCTGTGAAGGTCAAGGGGCGGTTTGGGGGTGTGGcggttggtggtttgggatga
- a CDS encoding hypothetical protein (COG:S; EggNog:ENOG503PHZW) — protein MAPREILDSEDDGDGFDDDQEEYGETLVPPDAAVEQQAAAPPATSAAINNVAATNIGTTALSTDSSFFERVYEGQYIAFDLEQPVAATTATATEMPPSTRKATGRAKAKTNDAVVDLTSPRKTDVWDLPGSSLPPTAEQGSRRSARKRAQVGVGVGEEEEDPYAFPESTPAAKRTRRSLGAAASPVALVGGVGMYVATSEMTASQKEQHVAVSLPNSSTSEVMGGTLPTLPHGEGQSSSGGTLSTIAYTTPSRIGSSNRRDISSMGGVGSSVGGGVGSGGGEIDTPARYQSSPDVLNDMAPPSTGSKRKARGKTDMEPPTSTASGRKTKKRRIIEDEEDGDFGAENDQSHVSEDISTEVIPQAEPEPQPKKKRGRKKKEPVPLPEEAAPDVELSEFYHLDAEATASKGQVAPLPDMEGEAAPEAVEPEPVVEEQAPVKKRRGRPKKAGTVARTQHVVIEVEEEGVEEMREPLAEVPVNTQTKGKKTPARKGKGGRKKKEVVVDSEEDGEGDDGEWGEKKLVEEQEEVAKEKKETKMEVKKVVKETKVEVKKVKEEKVVAGGTPIKPAGYRVGLSKRSRIAPLLKSLRKN, from the exons atggCCCCTCGAGAAATCCTTGACTCGGAAGACGACGGCGATGGCTTTGACGACGACCAAGAAGAATATGGCGAAACCTTAGTCCCTCCTGATGCAGCTGTCGAACAGCAGGCAGCAGCGCCACCTGCAACAAGCGCCGCCATAAACAACGTTGCTGCCACAAATAtcggcaccaccgccctctcgACCGATTCGTCTTTTTTTGAGAGGGTGTATGAGGGGCAGTATATCGCTTTTGATCTGGAACAACCAGTGGCTgcgacaacagcaacagcaacagaaATGCCTCCTTCTACGCGGAAAGCCACCGGCCGTGCAAAGGCCAAAACTAACGATGCGGTTGTCGATTTAACCTCCCCGCGAAAAACAGACGTGTGGGACCTTCCGGGGAgttccctccccccaaccgcTGAGCAGGGTTCGCGTCGGTCGGCGAGGAAGCGCGCgcaggttggggttggggttggggaagaggaggaggatccgTATGCCTTTCCAGAGTCGACTCCGGCCGCGAAAAGGACAAGACGTAGTCTTGGTGCGGCTGCCAGCCCTGTTGCGCTtgtggggggggtggggatgtaTGTCGCCACGAGTGAGATGACGGCCAGTCAGAAGGAGCAGCATGTGGCCGTGTCGTTGCCCAATTCGTCTACGAGTGAGGTGATGGGAGGGACATTGCCGACGCTGCCGCACGGGGAGGGGCAGAGCTCGAGCGGGGGGACGTTGAGTACTATTGCTTATACTACGCCGAGTAGGATTGGGAGTTCGAACAGGAGGGACATCTCGTCtatgggtggtgttggttcgtctgttggtggtggtgttggtagtggtggtggggagatTGACACGCCGGCAAGGTATCAG TCATCACCGGATGTGTTGAACGACATGGCGCCTCCTTCGACCGGCAGCAAGAGAAAGGCCAGGGGTAAAACGGACATGGAGCCTCCCACCTCGACTGCTTCGGGCCGCAAAACCAAAAAGAGGCGCATCAttgaggacgaagaggatggTGACTTTGGAGCTGAAAACGACCAGAGCCATGTTTCTGAGGATATCTCGACGGAAGTCATCCCTCAAGCTGAACCGGAACCACAACCAAAGAAGAAACGTGGCcggaaaaagaaggagccTGTACCCCTGCCGGAGGAGGCAGCACCGGATGTAGAGCTTAGTGAGTTCTACCACCTTGACGCGGAAGCTACTGCTTCAAAGGGGCAGGTGGCCCCATTGCCGGATATGGAGGGTGAGGCTGCACCTGAGGCTGTCGAGCCTGAGCccgtggtggaggagcaagCGCCTGTCAAGAAACGGAGAGGTCGGCCAAAGAAGGCGGGTACGGTGGCCAGGACACAGCATGTTGTTattgaggtggaggaggagggtgttgaggagaTGAGGGAGCCGTTGGCGGAGGTGCCTGTGAACACTCAGAcaaaggggaagaagactCCTGCTaggaaggggaaaggtggtaggaagaagaaggaggtggttgttgattctgaggaggatggggagggtgatgatggggagtggggggAGAAGAAACTGGTAGAGGAGCAAGAAGAggtggccaaggagaagaag gagacgaagatggaggtgaagaaggtggtcAAAGAGACGAaggtggaggtgaagaaggtgaaggaggaaaaggtggTTGCTGGGGGGACTCCGATCAAGCCGGCGGGGTATAGGGTTGGGTTGAGCAAGAGGAGCCGGATTGCGCCGTTGTTGAAGTCGCTGAGAAAGAATTGA
- a CDS encoding hypothetical protein (COG:S; EggNog:ENOG503Q3GY; BUSCO:EOG09260RNZ): protein MDPAATEQKRNNARQKLMQFILDVGSKAFSPDVPELSRVEGRKEWDDAIQRIKTFNLIAALNILVRPGHAPSWLRPKLMEALTLIPLRPDGVRATMEFVFAVHPSSTVRVSEAAVPQKRGANITHEALEMASKLLSISSSSVAPEIWYSSIAPQLSVLLDGDEGPELTRTASYIIGFGILGRKASGAPGTAGWKCLAEPLLHAIKPPPNAQPPSTEDDDEIVDLSKERILVEYQDLVTALRRLRSLVVSHPNQGLAKRLLSPLLPSLWTLSTWNRASSELSDQVCGPASELLKIYLKLAPSPELVLYLIRNLGYVGGYNRQSPEWVYRETGKHEIGIVERKPRAFFIGGAPTAPQVTMEDIETKITTLLDLITTTMSDADIIGAFLELLKRWFKAARQSRGGSVLIKEESEETRDPLEQLIEIKTLQSMMEKVPNKLATQPRAILDLVSEILASSAAASDEDHNDDEVTGVALSLLNMIVTVPGFQKSRVNPDTLSLIETSLDKLSKSPTDLGKTANNLGLLLLYRDQIDDPSESLLPPAPADRQIEDRKTYSLAISYITASDSPPPVRSEGLHLIGTLITSHSPVLDIPGILVLLSSLISDSDEYIYLRIIKLYTLLAGSHPRAVTNDLLDQFIDAKETYSVDARQRFAEALSQIIERLGETFTGDLAQRVGDGLLSVAGRRAHRPKTEARQAREAKVQERKNKEAADAWGGEVPDFSDPTTPEEKARNEILERIVEGWESKRGSEDIRVRASALGVLGMGMEVNVRGMGVRVVNLAVELAVSILQVERGVEGGILRRGAVMMVNEFVRALDRVGEGFGFGFGFGERAREDLMRTLGWVRDTDGDGLVRRQAGEVVESLEAWGVRRLVGKGEEDKGMGMLRGLVVNPIERVNPAVGEEKVGRVRIEEVE, encoded by the exons ATGGATCCAGCAGCTACCGAGCAAAAGAGAAACAATGCCCGCCAGAAGCTGATGCAGTTTATTCTGGACGTTGGATCCAAGGCATTTTCCCCAGACGTCCCCGAATTATCCCGtgtggaaggaaggaaggagtgGGATGATGCGATTCAGAG GATAAAGACCTTCAACCTCATAGCTGCCCTTAATATTCTGGTGAGACCCGGTCACGCACCATCATGGCTACGCCCAAAGCTGATGGAAGCTTTGACACTGATCCCCCTCCGTCCGGACGGCGTCAGGGCCACCATGGAGTTCGTCTTTGCTGTTCACCCCTCCAGCACGGTAAGAGTGTCGGAGGCGGCTGTTCCCCAGAAGAGAGGCGCGAACATCACCCACGAGGCCCTAGAGATGGCCAGTAAACTGCTTTcgatttcttcttcctcggtcGCGCCCGAAATATGGTACTCAAGCATTGCGCCACAGCTCTCGGTACTGCTCGATGGAGACGAGGGCCCGGAACTCACGAGAACGGCGTCCTACATCATTGGCTTTGGGATTCTGGGACGCAAGGCGTCTGGAGCTCCAGGAACTGCAGGCTGGAAATGCCTCGCTGAGCCTTTGCTCCATGCCATCAAGCCTCCGCCGAATGCTCAACCACCAAGTaccgaggatgacgacgagatTGTTGACCTCAGCAAAGAGAGAATTCTTGTGGAATACCAGGATCTCGTCACTGCTCTGCGCCGGCTCAGGTCGTTAGTTGTTTCACACCCAAACCAGGGCTTGGCCAAACGCTTGCTGTCGCCATTGCTGCCGTCCTTGTGGACACTCTCGACATGGAACAGAGCCAGCTCAGAGCTCTCGGACCAGGTCTGCGGTCCGGCTTCAGAATTACTCAAGATATACCTGAAGCTTGCCCCCTCTCCAGAACTCGTGCTTTACCTGATAAGAAATCTTGGGTATGTTGGAGGATACAACCGACAGAGTCCTGAATGGGTCTACAGAGAGACAGGCAAGCATGAGATCGGCATCGTGGAAAGAAAACCTCGCGCTTTTTTCATTGGCGGCGCCCCAACAGCCCCTCAAGTCACCATGGAGGACATCGAGACTAAGATCACCACCTTGCTTGACTTGATCACAACGACCATGTCGGATGCCGACATCATCGGCGCTTTCCTTGAGCTCCTGAAACGATGGTTCAAGGCAGCACGGCAGTCAAGAGGCGGAAGTGTTCTCATCAAGGAAGAGTCTGAGGAAACTCGAGACCCCTTGGAGCAGCTCATTGAGATCAAGACCCTCCAATCCATGATGGAGAAAGTCCCAAACAAGCTCGCCACGCAACCTCGGGCCATCCTCGACCTGGTCAGCGAGATATTGGCGAGCTCTGCCGCCGCATCCGACGAGGACCacaatgatgatgaggtaACAGGCGTAGCCCTGAGCCTTCTCAACATGATCGTCACAGTCCCCGGCTTCCAAAAATCCCGGGTCAACCCTGACACTTTGTCCCTCATCGAGACCTCTCTCGACAAgctctccaaatcccccacCGACCTCGGGAAAacagccaacaacctcgGCCTCCTACTCCTCTACCGAGACCAGATCGACGACCCATCCGAgtctctcctcccacctgCCCCGGCAGACCGCCAAATCGAAGACCGCAAAACGTACAGCCTCGCCATTTCCTACATCACCGCCTCTGactccccccccccggtAAGGTCTGAAGGCCTGCATCTAATCGGCACCCTCATAACCTCGCACTCCCCTGTCCTCGACATTCCAGGTATTCTAGTCCTGCTGTCATCCCTCATCTCGGACAGCGACGAGTACATCTACCTCCGCATCATCAAACTCTACACCCTCCTCGCAGGCTCCCACCCCAGAGCTGTGACGAACGATTTGCTTGACCAGTTCATTGACGCTAAGGAGACTTACTCTGTCGATGCCCGGCAGCGGTTCGCTGAAGCGTTGTCACAGATCATCGAACGTCTAGGGGAGACTTTTACCGGTGATCTCGCGCAACGTGTAGGCGATGGTCTACTCTCCGTCGCCGGCCGGAGAGCTCACAGGCCCAAAACTGAAGCTAGGCAGGCGAGGGAGGCCAAGGTGCAGGAGAGGAAAAATAAGGAAGCGGCTGATGCCTGGGGGGGTGAGGTGCCTGACTTTAGTGACCCGACGAcgccggaggagaaggcgaggaatGAGATTTTGGAAAGGATtgttgaggggtgggagtCGAAGAGGGGGAGTGAGGATATCAGGGTCAGGGCTTCGGctttgggggttttggggatggggatggaggttAATGTAAGGGGTatgggggttagggttgttaATTTGGCGGTTGAGCTGGCGGTTAGTATTTTgcaggtggagaggggggtggagggggggattttgaggaggggggcggtgatgatggtgaatgAGTTTGTGAGGGCGTTGGATAGggtcggggaggggtttgggtttgggtttgggtttggggagagggCAAGGGAGGATTTGATGAGGACGCTTGGGTGGGTTAGGGATacggatggggatgggctggtgaggaggcaggcgggagaggtggtggaaagtTTGGAGGCTTGGGGGGTTAGGAGGTTGgtcgggaagggggaggaggataaggggatggggatgctgagggggttggtggtgaatcCGATTGAGAGGGTGAATCCGGCTGTgggcgaggagaaggtggggagggtgaggattgaggaggttgagtgA
- the RAD3 gene encoding TFIIH/NER complex ATP-dependent 5'-3' DNA helicase subunit (BUSCO:EOG09260ZWU; EggNog:ENOG503NTYR; COG:K; COG:L): protein MEFFIDDLRVLFPYPRIYPETLDAGGNCVLEMPSGTGKTVTLLSLIVAYQMSSQEKRPLIYCSRTMSEIEKALVELKALMKFRAERLGHEEDFRAMGLTSRKNLCLHPDVKREKSGSVVDARCRSLTAGFIQEKKKKGEDVDVCVYHDNLDNLEPHNLIPNGVWSLDGLLRYGQKHTQCPYFTARRMMSQCNVVIYSYHYLLDPKIAERVSKDFSKDCIVVFDEAHNIDNVCIESLSTDITEESLRRATRGAQFLENRINEMRDSDQQKLQDEYEKLVEGLRGDDETREEDSFMANPTLPEDLLKEAVPGNIRRAEHFVAFLRRFIEYLKTRMKVRQVISETPPSFLAHLKEYTFIEKKPLRFCAERLTSLVRTLELTRIEDYQPLQEVATFATLVATYEKGFLLILEPYESDTAEVPNPVLHFTCLDAAIAIKPVFDRFSSVIITSGTISPLEMYPKMLNFETVVQESYSMTLARRSFLPMIVTRGSDQATISTGFQVRNEPSVVRNYGSLLVEFAKITPDGIVLFTPSYLYLESLISMWQGMGVLDEVWKYKLILVETPDAQETALALETYRTACKNGRGAVFLCVARGKVSEGVDFDKEFGRTVINIGVPFQYTESRILKARLEFLRETYRIRENDFLSFDAMRHAAQCLGRVIRGKDDYGVMVLADRRFKSKIQQLPKWIHQALLGADTNLSTDMAVSNARRFFKMIAQPFRTEDQEGISIWTLEQLKQHQRKMQEELIRELQATEEKRVNQQQQAQQAQQFISARERPDSDYEMDEDDEAELMALDP, encoded by the exons ATGGAGTTCTTCATTGA TGACCTTCGGGTCCTCTTCCCATACCCCCGAATCTATCCAG AAACGCTCGATGCCGGCGGAAACTGCGTTTTGGAAATGCCTTCGGGCACAGGGAAAACTGTCACCCTGCTCTCCCTCATTGTGGCCTATCAGATGTCGTCACAAGAGAAGCGACCGCTCATCTACTGCTCCCGTACCATGTCCGAGATCGAAAAGGCTCTGGTAGAACTCAAGGCCCTGATGAAGTTTCGAGCCGAGAGACTGGGGCATGAAGAGGATTTCCGGGCCATGGGTCTAACGTCCAGAAAGAATCTATGTCTGCACCCAGACGTGAAACGAGAAAAGAGCGGAAGTGTTGTCGATGCCCGCTGCCGCAGCTTGACAGCCGGCTTTAttcaggagaagaagaagaagggcgaaGATGTAGACGTCTGCGTTTATCACGAT AACCTCGACAACCTTGAACCGCACAATCTCATACCCAACGGTGTTTGGTCTCTCGATGGCCTGCTCAGATACGGCCAGAAACACACGCAATGCCCCTACTTCACCGCgcggaggatgatgagccaGTGCAACGTGGTGATTTACAGCTACCACTATCTGCTCGACCCAAAGATTGCTGAGCGTGTTTCCAAAGACTTCTCCAAGGACTGCATCGTTGTCTTTGACGAGGCTCACAACATCGACAACGTCTGCATCGAATCACTCAGCACTGACATCACTGAGGAATCTCTACGGAGGGCTACCAGGGGAGCCCAGTTTCTAGAGAACAGGATCAATGAAATGCGAGACTCTGATCAGCAAAAGCTGCAAGACGAGTATGAGAAGTTGGTTGAGGGTCTCAGGGGCGACGATGAAACTCGCGAAGAGGACTCGTTCATGGCGAATCCAA CCCTTCCAGAAGACCTTCTCAAAGAAGCAGTGCCAGGTAACATCAGACGAGCCGAGCACTTTGTTGCATTTCTGAGGAGATTCATCGAGTACCTCAAGACCCGCATGAAAGTCCGGCAGGTCATCTCAGAgacccccccttcttttctgGCCCATCTGAAGGAGTACACTTTTATCGAGAAGAAGCCGCTCCGATTCTGCGCCGAGCGACTCACGTCCCTGGTGAGGACGCTGGAGCTGACCAGAATCGAAGACTACCAACCCCTGCAAGAGGTGGCCACCTTTGCAACCCTGGTAGCGACCTACGAGAAGGGTTTCCTCCTGATCCTAGAGCCCTACGAATCAGACACAGCTGAGGTGCCCAACCCGGTGCTCCACTTCACCTGCCTGGACGCTGCCATCGCCATCAAGCCGGTGTTTGACCGGTTCAGCTcggtcatcatcacctctgGTACCATCTCGCCACTCGAGATGTACCCCAAGATGCTCAACTTTGAGACGGTGGTGCAAGAGTCATATTCCATGACCCTGGCAAGGAGATCATTCCTGCCCATGATTGTCACGCGGGGAAGCGACCAAGCCACAATCTCAACGGGCTTCCAGGTCCGGAACGAACCTAGTGTCGTTCGAAACTACGGCAGTCTACTCGTGGAGTTTGCAAAGATCACACCTGACGGAATCGTCTTGTTCACCCCGAGCTACTTGTACCTCGAATCGCTCATTTCCATGTGGCAGGGCATGGGCGTGTTGGACGAAGTGTGGAAGTACAagctcatcctcgtcgaGACGCCCGACGCGCAGGAGACGGCGCTGGCGCTCGAGACGTACCGCACCGCGTGCAAGAACGGGCGGGGGGCGGTGTTTTTGTGCGTCGCAAGAGGGAAGGTGTCGGAGGGCGTTGATTTTGACAAGGAGTTTGGCCGTACTGTCATCAACATCGGTGTTCCGTTTCAGTACACCGAGTCGCGCATCCTGAAAGCGCGGTTGGAGTTTTTGAGGGAGACGTACCGCATTAGGGAGAATGATTTTCTCTCTTTTGATGCGATGAGGCATGCTGCCCAGTGCTTGGGGAGGGTTATTCGCGGCAAAGACGACTACGGCGTCATGGTGCTTGCGGATAGGAGGTTCAAGTCAAAGATTCAGCAGCTGCCCAAGTGGATCCATCAGGCGCTGCTTGGTGCGGATACTAATCTGAGTACGGATATGGCGGTTAGTAACGCGAGGAGGTTTTTCAAGATGATTGCCCAGCCTTTCCGAACTGAAGACCAGGAAGGTATCAGTATCTGGACGCTTGAACAGCTCAAGCAGCATCAGAGGAAGATGCAGGAGGAGTTGATTAGGGAGTTGCAGGCtacggaggagaagagggtgaatcaacagcagcaggcgcAACAGGCGCAACAGTTTATTTCTGCGAGGGAGAGGCCGGATAGTGATTACgagatggatgaggatgatgaggctgaGTTGATGGCGTTGGATCCGTAG